From Cervus canadensis isolate Bull #8, Minnesota chromosome 28, ASM1932006v1, whole genome shotgun sequence, one genomic window encodes:
- the HMGA1 gene encoding high mobility group protein HMG-I/HMG-Y isoform X1 — MSESSSKSSQPLASKQEKDGAEKRGRGRPRKQPPVSPGTALVGSQKEPSEVPTPKRPRGRPKGSKNKGAAKTRKTTTTPGRKPRGRPKKLEKEEEEGISQESSEEEQ; from the exons ATGAGCGAGTCGAGCTCGAAGTCCAGCCAGCCCCTGGCCTCCAAGCAGGAAAAGGACGGCGCTGAGAAGCGAGGGCGGGGCCGGCCTCGCAAACAGCCTCCGGTGAGTCCTGGGACCGCGCTGGTAGGGAGTCAG AAGGAGCCCAGCGAAGTGCCAACACCTAAGAGACCTCGGGGCCGACCGAAGGGGAGCAAAAACAAGGGTGCCGCCAAGACCCGG AAAACCACCACAACTCCAGGGAGAAAACCAAGGGGCAGACCCAAAAAACTG gagaaggaggaagaggagggcatCTCGCAGGAGTCCTCAGAGGAGGAGCAGTGA
- the HMGA1 gene encoding high mobility group protein HMG-I/HMG-Y isoform X2 encodes MSESSSKSSQPLASKQEKDGAEKRGRGRPRKQPPKEPSEVPTPKRPRGRPKGSKNKGAAKTRKTTTTPGRKPRGRPKKLEKEEEEGISQESSEEEQ; translated from the exons ATGAGCGAGTCGAGCTCGAAGTCCAGCCAGCCCCTGGCCTCCAAGCAGGAAAAGGACGGCGCTGAGAAGCGAGGGCGGGGCCGGCCTCGCAAACAGCCTCCG AAGGAGCCCAGCGAAGTGCCAACACCTAAGAGACCTCGGGGCCGACCGAAGGGGAGCAAAAACAAGGGTGCCGCCAAGACCCGG AAAACCACCACAACTCCAGGGAGAAAACCAAGGGGCAGACCCAAAAAACTG gagaaggaggaagaggagggcatCTCGCAGGAGTCCTCAGAGGAGGAGCAGTGA
- the SMIM29 gene encoding small integral membrane protein 29, with protein sequence MSNTTVPNAPQANSDSMVGYVLGPFFLITLVGVVVAVVMYIQKRKRVDRLRHHLLPMYSYDPAEELHEAEQELLSEVGDPKVVHGWQSGYQHKRMPLLDVKT encoded by the exons ATGAGTAATACCACAGTGCCCAATGCCCCGCAGGCCAACAGCGACTCCATGGTGGGCTATGTGTTGGGGCCCTTCTTCCTCATCACCCTGGTCGGGGTGGTGGTGGCTGTG GTGATGTACATCCAGAAGAGAAAACG GGTGGACCGGCTTCGCCATCACCTGCTCCCCATGTACAGCTACGACCCTGCCGAGGAGCTGCACGAAGCCGAGCAGGAGCTGCTCTCAGAAGTGGGGGACCCCAAG GTGGTCCACGGCTGGCAGAGTGGCTACCAGCACAAGCGGATGCCCTTGCTGGATGTCAAGACGTGA